One region of Salmo salar unplaced genomic scaffold, Ssal_v3.1, whole genome shotgun sequence genomic DNA includes:
- the LOC123731709 gene encoding uncharacterized protein: MKDIALSLLSRGCGHVVQSQLGSQDGRLEVYFEPKDYYRWKSQPALLRLSKSGRLLCGVEPALPKTYSTRQGPLFLYYQEMAMTSSFLSSCPSGSEDIRKRLASQHSRQEVELQLNTLRDLTGAILAYGKKQLREEGEGNVLPIPSSHETYYPPIKPFYPRHPTKGWTPFRSTWNRQVAPTHLEQLTGNTQDKPKVKDDPELCRGHVESPRPTPATGGFCIPRSGQAVSHNPYRQPQGPLPPIEEVNCYTRDVPHPASGLEEQEARLLRGVKFEVTDETPRVQMSPIPETEPLWRVESTRHLPGDPPHGQAAHQEVGRPVFIHPDDRYSISPTF; encoded by the exons ATGAAGGATATTGCTCTCTCGCTACTGAGTCGAGGCTGTGGTCATGTTGTCCAGTCACAGCTGGGCAGTCAAGATGGACGCCTGGAAGTCTACTTCGAACCTAAG GACTACTATCGTTGGAAGTCTCAGCCCGCCCTGCTCCGCTTATCTAAGAGTGGCCGTCTGCTGTGCGGCGTGGAACCAGCGCTTCCTAAAACCTACAGCACAAGACAGGGACCCCTCTTCCTATACTACCAGGAAATGGCCATGACGTCATCGTTTCTGTCATCATGCCCCTCAGGGTCAGAGGACATCAGGAAGAGGCTGGCCTCCCAACAttccagacaggaagtggagctcCAACTGAACACTCTGCGGGACCTGACGGGAGCCATACTGGCTTATGGGAAAAAACAG CTCCGTGAGGAAGGAGAAGGCAATGTCCTCCCTATCCCCTCCAGTCATGAGACTTACTATCCTCCCATCAAGCCCTTCTACCCCAGACACCCCACCAAGGGTTGGACTCCCTTCAGGTCTACCTGGAACCGCCAGGTGGCCCCCACCCACCTGGAGCAGCTTACAGGTAACACGCAGGACAAGCCAAAGGTCAAAG ATGATCCGGAGCTGTGTAGGGGCCATGTCGAGAGCCCACGCCCCACTCCAGCTACAGGTGGCTTTTGCATCCCCAGGTCTGGCCAGGCAGTCTCCCACAATCCCTACAGGCAACCTCAAGGTCCTTTACCACCTATAGAAGAGGTGAACTGCTACACAAGAGATGTACCTCATCCAGCATCAG GTTTGGAGGAGCAGGAGGCTAGGCTACTGAGGGGAGTGAAGTTTGAGGTCACGGATGAGACACCCAGGGTTCAGATGAGTCCCATCCCAGAGACAGAGCCTCTTTGGCGGGTAGAGAGTACAAGACACCTCCCTGGAGATCCACCTCACGGACAG